The Trueperaceae bacterium sequence TCGCCACGCGGGCCGTCGAGGGCAGCCACCTGCCCGCCAGCACGTTCCCGATCGTCGAGGCGATCTGCGCGATGGCGCACAAGCTGGACAAGCACGTCGTCGCCGAGGGGATCGAGACGGCCTACCAGCGCGACTTCCTCAAGCGGCTCGGCGTCGACTACGCGCAGGGCTACTTCTTCGCCAGGCCCATGTCGTCGGCCGACGCCGAGCGGGTGCTACGACGCGTCACCGAGGACGACGAGAGGGAGAGGCGCCTGCGCGAGCGCGAGCGCCTCCCCGCGGGCGGGCCCGAGCTGCCCGCCCCGCTGCTCGTGGCCGACGAGCTGCCTACCTCCCCCGCGCCGGTCCAGCCGCTGCGCACCGGCTACGCCGGCCTCGACGACCTCCTGCTCCACGACACGGACCCCAAGACGCCCCCGAACTGAGGCGCATGGCGCCCCTCGACCGGCGGCCAGGCGAGGGGTGCGTCCCGTATGGGGTGGAGCGACCGGCGGCGTCGCCCGTCAGGGCCGCTGCGGCGCCTCCTCGGGGACCAGCGTCCTCACCAGGCGCGCGGCCGAGACCTGCTCGCTGAGGGTGGGGCCCCACTCCGCGCTGGTGTCGACGAGGCTCACGTAGAGGGTCTGGTCGGCGAGCTGGTGCGCCTCGTCGAAGGCCAGCGCGCCCTTCGCCGTGGTGAACGGGACCCCGCTGGCGAGGACCTCGGCGAGGGCGCGCGGGTCGTCGCTGCGCGCGCGGGCGGCGGCCTGCTGGAGGATG is a genomic window containing:
- a CDS encoding EAL domain-containing protein yields the protein ATRAVEGSHLPASTFPIVEAICAMAHKLDKHVVAEGIETAYQRDFLKRLGVDYAQGYFFARPMSSADAERVLRRVTEDDERERRLRERERLPAGGPELPAPLLVADELPTSPAPVQPLRTGYAGLDDLLLHDTDPKTPPN